In Nyctibius grandis isolate bNycGra1 chromosome 8, bNycGra1.pri, whole genome shotgun sequence, a single window of DNA contains:
- the MOGAT1 gene encoding 2-acylglycerol O-acyltransferase 1, whose product MKVEFAPINIPLKRRIQTVAVLQWIFSFLLLAECCCGLFVILILSNFWFLAVLYLLWLYLDWETPCTGGRRSQWVRSWTVWKYFREYFPIHLVKTSDLSPNHNYLLGFHPHGVLVAGAFGNFCTGRSFTNLFPGLTPYLHIMPIWFGCPFFREYIMSAGMVSASKESVSYVLNNEGGGHASVIVIGGAEEALDAHPGSLTLNILKRKGFIKMALKHGAHLVPVFSFGENELFKQVANPKGSWLRNVQEKLQKIMGFALPLFHARGVFQYSFGLVPYRQPIHTVVGSPIPVKQNLNPTTEEIEQLHALYLQKLRKLFEEHKRNYGIPEHKSLIFE is encoded by the exons CAGAGTGTTGCTGTGGATTATTCGTGATCCTGATCCTGAGCAACTTCTGGTTCCTTGCTGTTCTGTACCTGCTGTGGCTCTACCTCGACTGGGAAACGCCATGCACAGGGGGCAGACGGTCCCAGTGGGTCAGAAGCTGGACTGTTTGGAAGTACTTTAGGGAATACTTTCCCATTCAC CTTGTAAAAACTTCAGATCTGAGTCCAAATCACAACTACTTACTTGGCTTTCACCCTCATGGGGTCCTGGTAGCTGGAGCCTTTGGAAACTTTTGCACCGGTCGAAGTTTCACGAATTTATTTCCTGGGCTTACTCCATATCTTCATATCATGCCCATCTGGTTCGGCTGTCCCTTCTTCAGGGAATACATAATGAGTGCTG GAATGGTTTCCGCATCCAAGGAGAGTGTCTCATACGTGCTGAATAATGAAGGAGGTGGCCACGCATCTGTCATTGTGATCGGAGGAGCAGAGGAAGCTCTGGATGCACATCCTGGAAGTTTAACTTTGAACATCCTCAAAAGGAAGGGCTTTATTAAAATGGCCTTGAAACACGG GGCTCATCTGGTCCCAGTGTTTTCCTTTGGTGAAAATGAACTATTCAAGCAAGTTGCAAACCCCAAAGGTTCATGGCTCAGAAATGTACAGGAGAAGTTGCAAAAGATAATGGGCTTTGCTTTACCGCTGTTTCATGCTAGAGGAGTATTTCAATACAGTTTTGGCTTAGTACCTTACAGGCAACCTATTCATACTGTTG TGGGAAGCCCCATCCCTGTAAAACAGAACTTGAACCCCACCACTGAAGAGATTGAACAGCTACATGCATTGTACCTACAGAaactaagaaaattatttgaagaacacaaaagaaattatgGGATCCCTGAGCATAAATCTCTCATCTTTGAGTAG